A region from the Solibacillus sp. FSL H8-0523 genome encodes:
- a CDS encoding MMPL family transporter: MSKHPLEKWGSIMGGKNTRWVVVALWLIFAVALAFIFPQINSVENYAGEEIPETYTSVKAGQIIEEQFASDSGIPLLITWYKESGLTEQDLTNIQALYKDLAENPLQGQEIIPPFHEMPVQALMGSLSENGAAIVTPVFFSADETTEVFKENLNLLTEKTQAQFGENPYETNLEEDGLHARFSGPVGISVDATDLFKAADVQLMVATVVIILVILLVIYRSPILAVIPLVVVGIAFLVVSPLLGAMAENGWIDKDAQAVAIMIVLLFGAGTDYCLFLITRYRDILLTEENKFTALAVAVRESTGAIVMSGLTVVIGLATLGLADYGAFQRFAVPFSFGVLVTGFAVITLLPAVLGILGRGAFWPFIPRTVDGDKAYALKKNKPVKPRKQNHRYMRMVGEFVTSKPWLVIGVTGVILIGLALNAPNIKYNYDLISSFPEDMQSREGFTIIEENFTAGELAPVQLLVDTQGKELDISEQLAALPYVGLVKDVRTGETNEAMQLYEIDLNKDPYSNAAMDDVEQMKTDVKTILADSNLTNGEFWIGGETSSQLDKKVVQLGDEKLIQPVMIIIIFVVLLVYLRAVITSIQLMITVVISFFSALGAGWLIIHYGLGHEAMSSAIPLYSFVFIIALGNDYNIFMISDIWKNRKRGVPHKEAISNGIASTGAVITSAGLILAGTFLVLASLPIQLLVQFGIVTAVGVLLDTFVVRPLLVPALITVFGKWSYWPNKKIQ, translated from the coding sequence ATGTCGAAACATCCATTAGAAAAATGGGGAAGCATCATGGGTGGGAAAAATACGCGTTGGGTCGTTGTTGCTTTATGGCTTATTTTTGCTGTCGCGCTAGCATTCATTTTCCCGCAAATTAACAGTGTAGAAAACTACGCTGGAGAAGAGATTCCAGAAACTTATACATCTGTAAAGGCGGGCCAAATTATTGAAGAGCAATTTGCTTCAGATAGTGGCATACCGCTACTGATTACATGGTATAAGGAATCAGGTTTAACGGAACAAGATTTAACGAATATCCAAGCATTATATAAAGACTTAGCTGAAAATCCATTACAAGGACAGGAAATCATACCGCCATTCCACGAAATGCCGGTCCAGGCGTTAATGGGCTCTCTATCTGAAAATGGCGCGGCGATTGTCACACCGGTCTTTTTCTCAGCAGATGAAACAACAGAAGTATTTAAAGAAAATTTAAATTTATTAACAGAAAAAACACAGGCACAATTCGGTGAAAATCCATATGAAACAAATTTAGAAGAGGATGGCTTACACGCCCGTTTTTCAGGACCTGTAGGGATTTCGGTTGATGCGACAGATCTGTTTAAAGCAGCTGACGTTCAATTAATGGTTGCGACAGTTGTTATTATTTTAGTTATTTTACTTGTCATTTACCGTTCGCCAATCTTAGCGGTTATTCCTTTAGTAGTTGTGGGGATTGCCTTCTTAGTCGTAAGCCCATTACTTGGTGCGATGGCTGAAAATGGCTGGATTGATAAGGATGCGCAGGCAGTAGCGATTATGATTGTACTGCTATTCGGTGCAGGGACAGATTATTGTTTATTCTTAATTACACGTTACCGTGATATTTTATTAACGGAAGAAAATAAATTTACCGCACTAGCAGTAGCTGTTCGTGAATCAACGGGTGCGATTGTCATGAGTGGTTTAACGGTTGTTATTGGTCTAGCAACATTAGGTTTAGCGGACTACGGGGCGTTCCAACGTTTTGCTGTTCCGTTTAGCTTCGGGGTACTTGTAACAGGCTTTGCCGTGATTACATTATTACCAGCTGTTCTAGGTATTTTAGGGCGAGGCGCGTTTTGGCCGTTCATCCCTCGTACAGTTGATGGTGACAAGGCTTATGCACTAAAGAAAAACAAGCCAGTCAAGCCACGTAAGCAAAATCACCGTTATATGCGTATGGTTGGGGAATTTGTTACGTCAAAACCTTGGTTAGTTATTGGTGTGACGGGTGTGATTTTAATTGGTTTAGCATTAAATGCACCAAACATTAAATATAATTATGATTTAATTTCTTCATTCCCAGAAGATATGCAATCGCGTGAAGGCTTCACCATTATTGAAGAAAACTTCACAGCAGGTGAATTAGCACCAGTTCAATTACTTGTCGATACACAAGGAAAAGAGCTAGACATTAGTGAGCAATTAGCAGCACTGCCGTATGTTGGCTTAGTAAAAGATGTACGTACAGGTGAAACGAATGAAGCGATGCAGCTCTACGAAATTGATTTAAATAAAGATCCGTATTCAAATGCTGCAATGGATGATGTTGAGCAAATGAAGACAGACGTGAAAACGATTTTAGCTGACAGCAACTTAACGAATGGTGAGTTCTGGATTGGCGGCGAAACAAGCTCACAATTAGACAAAAAGGTTGTACAGCTTGGTGACGAAAAGTTAATCCAACCCGTCATGATTATTATTATTTTCGTGGTATTATTAGTGTATTTACGTGCGGTTATTACGTCGATTCAACTAATGATCACTGTTGTTATTTCGTTCTTCTCCGCATTAGGCGCAGGTTGGTTAATTATCCACTACGGTCTAGGGCATGAGGCGATGTCTAGTGCGATTCCGCTTTATAGTTTTGTATTTATTATCGCCTTAGGGAATGACTATAACATTTTCATGATCTCAGATATTTGGAAAAACCGTAAACGTGGTGTGCCACATAAAGAGGCCATTAGTAATGGTATCGCATCAACAGGTGCCGTAATTACGTCAGCCGGCTTAATTTTAGCAGGTACATTCCTAGTATTAGCCTCATTACCGATTCAGTTATTAGTACAATTCGGTATTGTTACAGCAGTAGGGGTATTGCTCGACACATTTGTTGTACGTCCACTGCTCGTACCAGCACTGATTACGGTGTTTGGTAAATGGTCGTATTGGCCAAATAAAAAGATCCAATAA